The proteins below come from a single Oncorhynchus tshawytscha isolate Ot180627B linkage group LG22, Otsh_v2.0, whole genome shotgun sequence genomic window:
- the LOC112221986 gene encoding calcitonin gene-related peptide type 1 receptor: protein MWRIPALWLPVLLLAVEVCHCEDVGTMLASEEVPNIPLSTTVTRSQILSAQFECYLKIIYDPPRNEAGTFCNRTWDGWLCWDDSAPGTAMQLCPVYFQDFDPSEKATKVCNSDGQWFRHPESSRIWSNYTQCQMYTKDKLTFAFSLYYLAIVGHGLSVVSLIISLCIFSYFKSLSCQRISLHKNMFLSFIFNSICTVIWLSAVANNQQLGASNPIGCKILTVLNQYTFGSNYFWMLCEGIYLHTLIIVAVFVGEQKLGWYYVLGWGFPIIPAITHAVARGLFYDDRCWISSDTHLLYIIHGPVHAALLVNLFFLLNIVRVLITKLQVTHSAESNAYMKVVRATLILIPLLGAQFILVPWRPEGRKARAIYEFIMNIFAHFQGLLVAIIFCFYNAEVQACLRRKWAQTKLVWKWTDSYSHYNTNSSGTETSRATVSLELTAPEEDTIIKPGGSVHYRANGQSNGKRCTNGEMDTPRILEATDI from the exons ATGTGGAGGATCCCAGCGCTATGGCTTCCGGTGCTTCTACTGGCCGTTGAG GTATGCCACTGTGAAGATGTGGGGACCATGCTGGCATCCGAGGAGGTGCCCAACATCCCTTTGTCGACCACCGTGACCCGCAGCCAGATCCTCTCAGCTCAGTTTGAGTGCTACCTGAAGATCATCTATGACCCACCACGCAATGAAGCTG GCACATTCTGTAACCGCACGTGGGACGGCTGGCTGTGTTGGGATGACTCTGCACCTGGCACGGCCATGCAGCTCTGCCCTGTGTACTTCCAGGACTTTGACCCCTCGG AGAAAGCAACTAAAGTGTGCAACTCGGACGGACAGTGGTTTCGTCACCCTGAGAGCAGCCGTATTTGGTCCAATTACACCCAGTGTCAGATGTACACTAAGGACAAACTGACG TTTGCGTTTAGCTTGTACTACTTGGCCATTGTGGGACATGGATTGTCTGTGGTGTCTCTCATCATCTCACTCTGCATCTTCTCCTACTTCAA GAGTCTGAGCTGCCAGAGGATCTCCCTCCATAAGAACATGTTTCTGTCCTTTATCTTCAACTCCATCTGCACTGTCATCTGGCTCTCTGCTGTAGCCAACAACCAGCAGCTAGGGGCCAGCAACCCT ATTGGATGCAAGATCCTGACAGTCCTGAACCAGTATACGTTTGGATCCAACTACTTCTGGATGCTGTGTGAGGGGATCTACCTGCACACTCTCATCATCGTGGCTGTGTTTGTGGGAGAGCAGAAGCTGGGCTGGTACTATGTCCTGGGTTGGG gCTTCCCCATCATTCCTGCCATCACACATGCTGTGGCACGTGGGCTCTTCTATGATGACAG ATGCTGGATCAGTTCCGACACACACCTGCTCTACATCATCCATGGGCCTGTCCATGCTGCCCTGCTG gtgaaccTGTTCTTCCTGCTCAATATAGTGCGTGTGTTGATCACCAAGCTGCAGGTGACCCACAGTGCAGAGTCTAATGCCTATATGAAGGTGGTGAGAGCCACTCTCATCCTGATCCCTCTGCTGGGAGCCCAGTTCATCCTGGTTCCCTGGAGGCCAGAGGGACGTAAGGCCAGGGCCATCTACGAGTTCATCATgaacatttttgcacatttccAG GGACTCCTGGTCGCAATTATATTCTGCTTTTACAATGCAGAG GTGCAGGCATGTCTTAGGAGGAAATGGGCACAGACCAAGCTGGTGTGGAAATGGACAGATTCCTACTCCCACTACAACACCAACTCCTCTGGGACCGAGACGAGTCGCGCTACAGTCAGCCTGGAGCTCACCGCTCCTGAGGAGGACACCATCATTAAGCCAGGTGGCAGTGTGCACTACCGAGCCAATGGACAGAGCAACGGCAAGCGCTGCACCAACGGGGAGATGGACACGCCCAGGATCCTGGAGGCCACGGATATCTGA